The genomic DNA CTCGTCCCCGCTGCTGCGGCTTCCTTCGGGAAAGACGATCAAACTGTAGACGTCTCCCATCTCGCGGATCATGATCTGCACCGGACTTTGATGCACCTTGATCTCTTTGCGATCGATCAGCAAAGCGTTAAACGATTCGGCGATGTGTCGGCGGAATCGGCTGCTGTCCCAATAATCTTTGGCCGCAACGGGGCGCGTCAGCGCGCGAATCTCACGCGGCAGAGCGCTCCATAAAACGGCAGCGTCCAGATGGCTGGTGTGATTCGCAAAATACACGCGCTGACATGTTTCCGGCTGGCAATCGACCCAGCGGACGGTAAATCCGCTGAACATTTTGGCCAACAGAACAATCGCGTGACTCGTGAGTTGCATCGAGGCGAACAATTTGCGAGAAGAACTGCTGTCCTCAGCGGTTCCCCCAGGGAGATGAAATGCGAGCTGGCAGTCCTCCAACAGAGGACCCTGGGGGACTGCGGTCTTCCGCCCCGCATTCTATCCTCTGGCCCGCCGCGAGCCCAGGCCAGCCAGTGGTTCCCATTGGGGCCAAATCGATCGCGGCGAATGGACTTGGGCGTCGTATTGCTCCTGAATCAGGCTTTCGTATCCGTCGACCATCGCTTCCAACGAACCGGTCCCGACGACAAGCTCGCGTCCCGCTTCCCCCAGCCGCTCGGCTAGCCGGGGCGTCTGCAACAGCTCTACCGCGTGCTGCGCCATCGCGGCGGCATCGCCGGGCGGAACAAGAAATCCCGTCTCGCCTTGCCGCACCGATTCCTTG from Rosistilla carotiformis includes the following:
- a CDS encoding lysophospholipid acyltransferase family protein, with amino-acid sequence MQLTSHAIVLLAKMFSGFTVRWVDCQPETCQRVYFANHTSHLDAAVLWSALPREIRALTRPVAAKDYWDSSRFRRHIAESFNALLIDRKEIKVHQSPVQIMIREMGDVYSLIVFPEGSRSSGDEMGTFKSGLYYLSKKRPDLELVPVYIDNVNRILPRGEFLPVPLLSCITIGAPMWLEAGEPKHDFLARARDAVRALKDK